From Cricetulus griseus strain 17A/GY chromosome 1 unlocalized genomic scaffold, alternate assembly CriGri-PICRH-1.0 chr1_0, whole genome shotgun sequence, a single genomic window includes:
- the LOC113832825 gene encoding homeobox protein Hox-C4a-like yields MQSSIQRHQIPTIHHNLQMSQSPRVVEAISTQSNFPWNPDPERYLDPQVSPAPSMQTNLCQYPSALMFPALPPQGAHPISPSPLLSSCSSGSCSVRDSPESLESKDTYGDNPPESKKKIQISYSKEQKLLLEKYFQKCMHPSQDEHMKFAEMIGVTEQQIQVWFKNQRVKYKKKYSHNVQQGVPETSGNSTADSGSTSSHAHLPVLASTNGEAMCPDSASRPDLPKGNEAPSDPGLTRDAALLMAPRDQEPEHAKASNPSLEECYQQIIEDFFDAIDDWLKFNYNMSPHKPCDI; encoded by the coding sequence ATGCAATCAAGTATCCAGAGGCATCAAATCCCCACAATTCATCATAATCTCCAAATGTCTCAAAGTCCCCGAGTTGTTGAAGCAATCTCAACACAATCAAATTTTCCATGGAACCCAGACCCTGAGAGGTACCTAGATCCTCAAGTGTCCCCAGCACCATCAATGCAAACAAATCTCTGTCAGTACCCCAGTGCCCTAATGTTCCCAGCTCTCCCACCACAGGGTGCCCATCCAATCAGTCCAAGTCCCCTGTTATCCTCATGTTCCTCAGGGAGTTGTAGTGTCAGGGATTCCCCAGAATCTCTGGAGAGTAAAGATACATATGGAGACAATCCTCCAGAGagcaagaagaaaatacaaatttcatATTCCAAGGAACAGAAGCTCctactggaaaaatattttcaaaagtgcATGCATCCAAGCCAGGATGAACACATGAAGTTTGCAGAGATGATTGGTGTGACAGAGCAACAGATCCAGGTCTGGTTCAAGAACCAACGTGTCAAGTACAAAAAGAAGTATTCCCACAATGTACAACAAGGAGTGCCAGAGACAAGTGGAAACTCTACAGCTGATTCTGGTTCAACCAGTTCCCATGCTCATTTACCTGTCCTTGCTTCTACCAATGGGGAGGCCATGTGTCCAGATTCAGCTTCTCGCCCTGATCTGCCCAAAGGAAATGAAGCACCAAGTGACCCAGGACTAACCAGAGATGCAGCACTTCTCATGGCACCTAGAGACCAAGAACCAGAGCATGCTAAAGCCTCAAATCCATCTCTTGAGGAGTGTTACCAACAAATCATTGAGGACTTTTTTGATGCAATAGATGACTGGTTGAAATTCAATTACAACATGAGTCCACACAAGCCTTGTGACATTTAA